The sequence below is a genomic window from Corallococcus silvisoli.
CCCCAGGGTGGAGGAGGCGCTGAAGGGCGTGCGCGGGAGCCCTGTCGGCCTGCCGCTCGTGGATGACGAGGAGGTGGTGGGAGACTTCCTCTACGGCAGCAGCACCTCCACCCAGTGGGTCAATGCCTATACCGGTAGCGCCACCATGACGGCGGTCTCCTACAGCGCCGAATACAGCTTCGGCGCGAACCACGCGTTCCAATACAAATACGCGGGCGCGTCGGGCCAGGTGGGCGCGATGAGGTTCGGCTCCGAGGACGACCAGGGCACCTGGAGCGTGAAGCATGACGTGCTGACCGTCGCGGGAGCGAAGCGGACACGCCGGTTCCTGCTCGTCGGAGCCGCGCGAACGCCAGAGGGCAAGCGCACCCTCTATCTCATGCCTGAGCACCCGGGCTGGTCCCTCTCCCCCGGCGGCATCGCCCAGCATGCCGAGCTGTACGTGGCCAAGGATTAGACACGAAGGGCCCGCCTTCGGTGGGTGCGGGCCGTGATGCACCGAACGGAATACGCATCGACCCGGCTTCCTGGGCAATGACGAGCGTGATTCCAGGCGGAGTCCCCTCCAAGAGCGGGCGACACCTCACGCCCGGTGCGCTCCGCATTCTGGATGCCTTCCGCACGACCAGCCCCATGAGTTGCGTCCGTAACACCTGTCGGAGGACGCCGGGGTGTCGCGTGGGCGTTGGATTCAGCGCGAGCCCCTGGCCCACCACTCGCCAGGAGGACAAATGAAGTCGGTCGTAGCGCATGAAGGGTTTGAGCCTTGTCGTCGTCGATCCCTGCTCCAGGCCTTGCTGATTCCTTCGGCGGCCCTGGCGGTTCTCCTGACGGCGGAGACAGGGTGGGCGGCCTGCAACGATGGGGTCAAGGCGTCCTGCACTGTCATCGGTGATGATTGCCCGGGAGAGAAGGTCTGCGACGGTGGGATCTGGAGCGAGTGCACGCCCACGCTCTGCCACCCACCGCCGGCCCTGACACCCGTGCTGCGCTCGGAGGGACTGGGAACGGGGAACGAGCTCTACTCATCCGCCACGGGCCCCACGAGCACACGCTCCTTCGTCCATGCACGAACCTTCACGGTCATCGCGACAGCGAACGCGGGCCCGGCCGTGAACATGCTGCGGCTGTCAGGAAACGTTGACGTCGTGTGCGAACTGGGAGGAACGGAGTCCACCTTCCGCACGCCCTTCTTCCAGGACGTGGTCGCGAGCGGGACCACCGCCGGACTGACGCTCTCCCGGACCTTCAATACGTCCGCCGCGGTGTGTCCCACCACCGCGGCATACCGCCGCACCGCGGTCCGCTATGAGATGGCCGCCACGATGTACGCAGCGGATGGACGGGTTGTGTCCACGTGGCCCGCCAAGGCGGAATACCTGCGGCTCCTCAAGTTCATGAGCTGGAACATCCATCACGGCGTGGGCACGGACTCCGTGCTGAACCTGCAGCGAATCTCCAACACCCTGCTGGCATCCGGCGCCCACTTCGCGGGCTTCCAGGACGTGGATCGCCACTGGTCAGGGCGCAGTGACTGCCAGGACCAGCCCGAACTGCTGAGGCAGCAGACGGGGATGAGTGTGCTCTACAGCCCCAGCCTCGACGAGGGCGCCAATCTCTTCCAGTGTGGCCTGGGAAGCCACCGGCAGTATGGCAATGCGTTGCTCAGCCGGTTCCCCATCACCTCGAACTCCATCGGGTTCCTGTACCATCCGGATGGGTTCGAGCGGCGCAGCGTCCAGGCGGCGGTGGTCACCATCGGCGGGACGCCGCTGACCCTCTTCTCGTCCCACCTCCAGCACGGCTCGACTGAGAACGACAAGCTCGTCCGCTACTTCCAGGCGCTGGAGCTGGAGGACTTCATCGGCAACTTTGGCGGCCAGCCCAAGTTCCTGATGGCGGACCTCAATGCCGAAGAGAGCACCTGGGAACTTCAGCCGATTCGCGATGCCCTCCAGGACTCCTGGTTCGCGGCGGGCAATGCCTCGCGGAGTCGAATCGACTATGTCTTTTCGTCGCCCCTCCCCGTGAGCCGGGCCTTCTTCGTGGACACCCTCGCGTCCGACCACCACGCCTACGTGAGCTGGATCAGCCTGGAGCCCACGAGCGTGCCCTGACCCGGAGCCCGCGGGGGGGAGGTGACGAAGATGCTCCGGGGGACCGGGGTGGGCTAGCATCCGCCGGCCATGAAGGGCCTCCCTCCCGCGTCCCCCCGCCTCGCCCTCCCGGGGCGTGCGCCGTCCATCCCTCCTGGGAGCGCGCACGCCGCGACAGGATGGGAAGAGGGAGGGAACAGGTGAGGCTCTCCGGCTTCGTGATTCACGGCAACAACCGGGACACCCTTCCACGGTGCCTGGAGGGGCTGCTGTCCGTCTGCGACGAGGTCGTCGCGCTGGACTCGATGTCCACGGACGGCTCCACCGAAATCGCGACGCGGATGGGAGCCCGCTCGGTGTCGTTCCCCTGGGCGGGCTACGGCGCCGCGAGGGCCGCCGCGATCTCCGCGCTGGGCCCGTCCGACTACGTCTTCTTTCTCGACTCGGACGAACACCTGGAGCCCGAGTCCATCCAGGCCATCCGGGACTGGAAGGCAACGGAGCCTCGGGACCCCGTCTACCGCCTGCCCCGGCATGACTGGGCGGAGGTGGAGGGCCGCCGCTTCCTCTACCGGACCGAGTGGCGCGCGCGCCTCATCCGCCGGGATGTCGCGGTCTGGCGCCCCGAGATGATCGTCCACGAGGCCCTGCCTCGCATGCGCGCGCTGCGCATCCAGGCCCCCATCGAGCACCAGTTCGCGACCTCCGTCTCCTGGCGCTCCGCCAAGGAGGAGCGCTACGCGATGCTGTGGGCCGTCATGGCCTTCGCCGAGGGCCGGCGACTCAAGCCCGCGCTGATTCAACGCCCCGTGCACGTGCTGCGCGATGGGCTCCTGCACGGCGCGCTCTGGCGCGGAGGGTTCGCGGCCTTGAAGCTCGCATGGGTGGTGGCGGGCTATCACGCGGCCAAGTACCGCTACCTGCGTGAGCTGCGGCAGGGCCGCCACCCCGAGCTGATCCAGGCCTTCC
It includes:
- a CDS encoding glycosyltransferase family 2 protein; translation: MRLSGFVIHGNNRDTLPRCLEGLLSVCDEVVALDSMSTDGSTEIATRMGARSVSFPWAGYGAARAAAISALGPSDYVFFLDSDEHLEPESIQAIRDWKATEPRDPVYRLPRHDWAEVEGRRFLYRTEWRARLIRRDVAVWRPEMIVHEALPRMRALRIQAPIEHQFATSVSWRSAKEERYAMLWAVMAFAEGRRLKPALIQRPVHVLRDGLLHGALWRGGFAALKLAWVVAGYHAAKYRYLRELRQGRHPELIQAFREQRYGELFQKIRTGELTG
- a CDS encoding endonuclease/exonuclease/phosphatase family protein, with product MCELGGTESTFRTPFFQDVVASGTTAGLTLSRTFNTSAAVCPTTAAYRRTAVRYEMAATMYAADGRVVSTWPAKAEYLRLLKFMSWNIHHGVGTDSVLNLQRISNTLLASGAHFAGFQDVDRHWSGRSDCQDQPELLRQQTGMSVLYSPSLDEGANLFQCGLGSHRQYGNALLSRFPITSNSIGFLYHPDGFERRSVQAAVVTIGGTPLTLFSSHLQHGSTENDKLVRYFQALELEDFIGNFGGQPKFLMADLNAEESTWELQPIRDALQDSWFAAGNASRSRIDYVFSSPLPVSRAFFVDTLASDHHAYVSWISLEPTSVP